A part of Candidatus Saccharimonadales bacterium genomic DNA contains:
- a CDS encoding glyoxalase superfamily protein: MAFDMKLELIPVSVTDVDRAKDFYVNKIGFNADHDQRVNENLRFVQLTPPGSACSICIGEGLTEMTPGSQKGLQMVIENADVAHDELASRGVEVSDVEDMDWGRFVYFSDPDGNTWALQELPDYSAAKK; encoded by the coding sequence ATGGCATTTGATATGAAACTAGAACTTATACCGGTTTCGGTGACCGATGTAGACCGTGCAAAAGATTTTTATGTTAATAAGATTGGTTTTAACGCTGATCACGACCAACGAGTTAATGAAAATCTTCGTTTTGTGCAACTGACTCCCCCTGGATCTGCGTGCTCGATTTGTATTGGCGAGGGGCTCACTGAAATGACCCCTGGATCACAAAAAGGCCTACAGATGGTTATCGAGAATGCAGACGTTGCCCACGATGAATTAGCATCGCGTGGTGTGGAAGTGAGTGACGTGGAGGACATGGATTGGGGACGTTTTGTCTATTTTAGCGATCCTGACGGTAACACATGGGCTCTTCAGGAACTGCCTGATTATAGCGCTGCTAAAAAGTAG
- a CDS encoding HAD family hydrolase produces MIKEIWFDLNGTLTLQSAEFLNALDALCFEAYAEATRQPTGDKVKDEYRRAYKKYGSKSAVFKSLGMPKDFWPNYFSQLDESEYYQPDERIYRTVDAIRKVLPIGLLSNSRPERVERTLRTVNIDPSWFTHILTSDDISEPKPNPQGFELMINRSNANSNELVFVGDREDVDIIPAKRLGLVTVMVWGQSQEADYSFDDFTELLQLLP; encoded by the coding sequence ATGATTAAAGAAATTTGGTTCGACCTTAACGGCACACTCACGCTCCAATCAGCCGAATTCCTAAATGCCTTAGACGCACTATGCTTTGAAGCCTATGCAGAAGCAACCCGTCAGCCTACAGGGGATAAAGTTAAGGACGAATATCGTCGTGCATACAAAAAATATGGAAGTAAATCGGCCGTTTTTAAATCACTCGGTATGCCCAAAGATTTTTGGCCAAACTACTTTAGTCAGCTTGACGAATCTGAATATTACCAGCCAGATGAGCGAATCTACAGGACAGTTGACGCGATCCGCAAAGTACTGCCGATTGGTTTGCTTAGCAACTCCAGGCCAGAGCGAGTAGAGCGTACATTACGTACGGTGAACATCGACCCTTCATGGTTTACTCACATCCTCACAAGTGATGATATTTCCGAACCGAAACCAAACCCGCAAGGTTTCGAGCTGATGATTAATCGCAGTAATGCCAATTCTAATGAATTAGTTTTCGTGGGTGACCGGGAAGATGTCGATATTATTCCCGCGAAGCGACTTGGGCTCGTTACAGTTATGGTGTGGGGTCAGTCTCAAGAAGCCGATTACTCTTTTGATGACTTTACTGAATTGTTACAGCTACTCCCTTAA
- a CDS encoding recombinase family protein yields the protein MAQQSNAVILARVSSKAQEDEGYSLDSQLKLLSGYCEKKGLTIVKVFKIAETASKEQGRKTFHEMLEYIEKNNVFHLAVEKTDRFTRNFRDSVAIDEWLEQNENRRLHAVKEGLQLHKHASSDVKFMWSIHVSVAKKYTDNLREEAMKGWAEKLAQGWLPAPPPPGYKTVVVGSKRIHVPDPDTKSLIQKAFKLYTEPNHSIASVADEMKLMGLRTRKGRPYYKSQVQRILNNPFYIGINRHNGKDYPGAQEKLISKDLFDSVQAKMHKGRPTVLKRHNPVFKNMITCDGCGGVVTWQKQKGRYYGACQRKSDACKQRKFIREDKIEAIIADKLSKLICPSPEIIEWVADAMKKEYTDTMENKEKLVASIQMQIDRIQRMDDGLYDDKLSGDITPERYKEKHEQFVSQKAELAHQLSKVDVASAHRLEYSLVVLELTQKAGFIYAKKTPGQKRLIITKLFTNLTFSDGGISVKYTKFAHAIAENVQLTRNLLGE from the coding sequence ATGGCGCAGCAATCAAACGCAGTGATACTTGCAAGGGTGTCGAGTAAAGCACAGGAGGACGAGGGCTATTCCCTAGACTCTCAACTCAAACTCCTCAGTGGATATTGTGAGAAAAAAGGCCTTACTATTGTCAAAGTATTTAAGATTGCCGAAACTGCATCCAAAGAGCAAGGTCGGAAAACATTCCATGAAATGCTCGAATATATTGAAAAGAATAACGTCTTTCACCTTGCTGTAGAAAAGACTGATAGGTTTACACGTAACTTTCGTGATTCAGTTGCTATTGATGAATGGCTTGAACAAAACGAAAATCGCAGACTACACGCAGTCAAAGAAGGCTTGCAGCTTCATAAGCACGCGTCCTCAGACGTAAAATTCATGTGGAGTATCCACGTTTCGGTTGCTAAAAAATATACAGATAATCTACGAGAAGAAGCTATGAAAGGGTGGGCTGAAAAACTCGCTCAAGGGTGGCTTCCAGCCCCTCCACCTCCCGGCTATAAGACTGTTGTAGTTGGCAGCAAAAGAATCCATGTTCCCGATCCCGACACTAAGAGCTTAATACAGAAAGCATTTAAGCTTTACACAGAACCGAACCACTCAATCGCTTCGGTTGCTGATGAGATGAAATTGATGGGTCTTAGAACTCGTAAAGGCAGACCTTACTACAAAAGCCAGGTACAGCGCATACTCAATAATCCTTTCTACATAGGAATTAATCGCCATAACGGCAAGGATTATCCGGGAGCTCAAGAAAAGCTAATCAGTAAGGACTTGTTCGATAGCGTACAAGCCAAGATGCATAAAGGCAGACCAACTGTTCTTAAGCGACACAATCCTGTTTTTAAAAATATGATCACCTGCGACGGATGTGGCGGTGTGGTCACATGGCAAAAGCAAAAAGGCCGCTACTACGGTGCATGTCAAAGAAAAAGCGACGCGTGTAAGCAAAGAAAGTTCATACGCGAGGATAAGATTGAAGCCATCATCGCAGACAAGCTCTCGAAGCTCATATGTCCATCCCCTGAAATAATCGAGTGGGTCGCTGATGCTATGAAAAAAGAATACACGGATACGATGGAAAACAAAGAGAAGCTTGTAGCATCAATACAAATGCAGATTGACCGTATTCAACGAATGGACGACGGCTTATATGACGACAAGCTATCAGGCGATATAACGCCAGAAAGATACAAGGAAAAACATGAACAGTTCGTGAGCCAAAAGGCAGAATTAGCGCATCAACTAAGCAAGGTAGACGTCGCCTCAGCTCATAGGTTGGAATACAGCCTTGTGGTGCTAGAACTAACGCAGAAAGCAGGTTTTATATACGCGAAAAAGACACCGGGCCAGAAACGGCTCATTATAACCAAACTTTTTACCAATTTAACATTCAGTGATGGAGGCATATCTGTTAAATACACAAAATTCGCTCATGCTATAGCCGAAAATGTTCAATTAACCCGTAATTTACTAGGAGAATAA
- a CDS encoding replication-relaxation family protein: protein MNTNTAKYRLPLNNNQTQVLELLYKFRFGSSDIIARYFDKPSGAFVFKRMKILEEQGYVAKRYDGSYRIQGKPAAYYLLPEGARKLQEDKKVQESTARIKAIYKDKTVSEQFIQECLDIFDIYITLRSHNSGIKFFTKAYLGHEDYDYFPHPLPDAYMKLQDGKHYFLQVHHEHQPFFVATRAVKRYLDYFENGAWDDTGTDFPVLLFIVDSSLVQNRVHKLLRKQTNGLKAYTALKDDIMNNADGRVWRDADEPDDVYSLDQLKSLEAVE from the coding sequence ATGAATACTAATACCGCAAAATACAGACTGCCTTTAAATAACAACCAAACACAAGTTCTAGAATTACTATATAAGTTTAGATTTGGTAGTAGTGATATTATTGCTCGTTATTTTGACAAGCCGAGCGGAGCTTTTGTTTTTAAACGTATGAAGATATTGGAAGAGCAAGGCTATGTTGCTAAGCGCTATGATGGAAGCTATCGAATTCAAGGCAAGCCCGCAGCGTACTATTTATTACCCGAAGGCGCACGCAAACTACAAGAAGATAAAAAAGTCCAAGAGTCCACAGCCCGCATCAAAGCAATTTATAAAGACAAAACCGTGTCCGAGCAATTCATACAGGAATGTCTAGATATTTTCGATATTTATATCACGCTGCGATCACACAACTCTGGCATTAAGTTTTTTACCAAGGCATACTTAGGTCACGAAGATTATGACTACTTTCCGCATCCACTTCCTGATGCATACATGAAGCTCCAAGATGGAAAGCATTACTTCTTGCAAGTACATCATGAGCATCAACCATTCTTCGTAGCAACACGAGCTGTCAAACGTTATTTGGATTATTTTGAGAACGGTGCGTGGGATGATACGGGCACAGATTTTCCAGTGCTTTTATTCATTGTGGATAGTAGCTTGGTTCAAAATAGAGTTCATAAACTGCTGCGCAAGCAAACGAACGGCTTAAAAGCCTACACAGCTCTGAAAGACGATATCATGAATAACGCAGACGGTCGCGTGTGGCGTGATGCCGACGAGCCTGATGATGTTTACTCGTTAGATCAGCTAAAAAGCCTAGAAGCTGTAGAATAG